A portion of the Streptomyces platensis genome contains these proteins:
- a CDS encoding ATP-binding SpoIIE family protein phosphatase gives MEPHPRADTNTAPPAQQPGEAAPRTPLSRPSSPGSGRSCAGEVPGSGGSDEVPGGAPEGLRPPGRDAARPAPAAGVPAEQGRDEVGRGSEAEGGRDEAEQGRDPEERLPETQSDRLRFLDLAARRIARGVDLDETLRGLYEAAVPAFADVVLVHLREPLVAGEGQAAEPLVLRLHSFAQGPEGVVTAASAGGTGVAGPVRSTVSGPFAELLLGRQPVFGEVPETEAVVSELLEPVAGVSATGAPGRRLIIAPLYGRRHLLGTVALLRAAGRPVFVADDLLVAAQLATYTALGVEASVPSGQEASAAGALQLRMLPSSLPETTGVRLASRYLPAAETSQGGGDWYDAIPLPGNRVALVVGDVMGHSMTSAAMMGQLRTTVQTLARLDLPPEEVLYHLDEQARRLGSEHMATCLYAIYDPISQRLLVADAGHPPPVLLHPDGSGEVLQVPPGAPIGVGGVPFETWELPAPTGGTLLLYTDGLVESRNRDVLTGMELLRGRLEAVAARVAPPPLDMLCDAVLTLLDPDARDDDVALLAARFDGFAPLNVAYWFLSPQPQTAGRARQLTRRALHRWGLGSMLDATELMVSEVVTNAVRYASRPIALRLLRTDVLRCEVGDDSPQVPRMRRAQAGDEGGRGLFLVDQLALRWGATLLSTGKVVWFEQEIPEEYRQHRQEGADAA, from the coding sequence ATGGAGCCGCATCCCCGAGCCGATACGAACACCGCCCCGCCGGCCCAGCAGCCGGGCGAAGCGGCGCCGCGGACGCCGCTGTCCCGCCCGTCGTCGCCCGGAAGTGGCCGTTCCTGTGCCGGCGAGGTGCCCGGAAGCGGCGGTTCCGACGAGGTGCCCGGTGGAGCGCCGGAAGGACTGAGGCCGCCGGGCCGCGACGCCGCCCGCCCGGCACCGGCCGCCGGAGTTCCTGCGGAGCAGGGCCGGGATGAGGTGGGGCGGGGCTCCGAGGCGGAGGGCGGCCGGGACGAGGCGGAGCAGGGCCGGGACCCGGAAGAGCGTCTCCCCGAGACGCAATCCGACCGGCTGCGGTTTCTCGATCTCGCGGCGCGGCGGATTGCCCGGGGCGTCGACCTGGACGAGACGCTGCGGGGGCTTTACGAGGCGGCGGTTCCCGCGTTCGCCGATGTGGTGCTTGTGCATCTGCGGGAGCCGCTGGTGGCCGGGGAGGGGCAGGCCGCCGAGCCTCTGGTGCTGCGGCTGCACAGCTTTGCTCAGGGGCCGGAGGGGGTGGTCACCGCGGCGTCCGCGGGGGGCACGGGGGTCGCCGGGCCTGTGCGTTCGACGGTCAGCGGGCCGTTCGCCGAGCTGCTGCTGGGCCGGCAGCCGGTGTTCGGGGAGGTGCCGGAGACCGAGGCTGTGGTGAGCGAGCTGCTGGAGCCGGTGGCGGGTGTGTCGGCGACAGGGGCACCGGGGCGGCGGCTGATCATCGCTCCGTTGTACGGGCGGCGCCATCTGCTGGGCACCGTTGCCCTGTTGCGTGCGGCCGGGCGGCCCGTCTTCGTGGCGGATGACCTGCTCGTGGCCGCCCAGCTCGCCACGTACACCGCCCTTGGCGTCGAGGCGTCGGTGCCCTCGGGGCAAGAGGCCTCGGCCGCGGGTGCCCTCCAGCTCAGGATGCTGCCGTCGTCGCTCCCCGAGACCACCGGGGTCCGGCTGGCGAGCCGGTATCTGCCGGCCGCCGAGACCTCCCAGGGGGGCGGTGACTGGTACGACGCGATTCCGCTGCCCGGCAACCGGGTCGCGCTGGTGGTGGGCGACGTCATGGGCCACTCCATGACCTCCGCCGCGATGATGGGCCAGCTGCGCACCACGGTGCAGACCCTCGCCCGGCTCGACCTGCCGCCGGAAGAGGTCCTGTACCACCTCGACGAGCAGGCCCGGCGCCTCGGCAGCGAGCACATGGCGACCTGCTTGTACGCCATCTACGACCCGATATCGCAGCGGCTGCTGGTGGCCGACGCGGGGCATCCGCCCCCGGTGCTGCTGCACCCGGACGGCTCGGGGGAAGTGCTTCAGGTGCCGCCCGGCGCGCCGATAGGAGTGGGCGGCGTCCCCTTCGAGACCTGGGAGCTGCCCGCGCCCACCGGAGGGACGCTGCTCCTGTACACCGACGGCCTCGTCGAGTCGCGTAACAGGGACGTCTTGACGGGCATGGAGCTGCTGCGTGGCCGCCTGGAGGCGGTGGCCGCGCGGGTCGCTCCGCCGCCGCTGGACATGCTCTGCGACGCGGTGCTGACTCTTCTGGATCCGGATGCCCGGGATGACGACGTGGCGCTGCTGGCCGCCCGATTCGACGGTTTCGCGCCGCTCAACGTCGCGTACTGGTTCCTCAGTCCCCAGCCGCAAACGGCCGGCCGGGCACGGCAGCTGACCCGCCGGGCGCTGCACCGCTGGGGCCTGGGCTCGATGCTCGATGCGACCGAGCTCATGGTCAGCGAGGTGGTGACGAACGCGGTGCGCTACGCCTCCCGGCCGATCGCCTTGCGACTGCTGCGTACCGATGTGCTCCGGTGCGAGGTGGGCGACGATTCGCCGCAGGTGCCCCGGATGCGGCGCGCTCAGGCGGGTGACGAGGGCGGACGTGGCCTGTTCCTGGTCGATCAGCTCGCCCTGCGCTGGGGAGCGACGCTGCTGAGCACCGGCAAGGTGGTCTGGTTCGAGCAGGAGATACCCGAGGAATATCGTCAACATCGTCAAGAGGGGGCGGATGCCGCGTAG
- a CDS encoding response regulator transcription factor, with product MLSASPTSDAPLPRGSGQRLLVVDDDPRMTELLQTTLSLAGYEVATAGCGGEALRAYAELPPDLLLLDVLLPDLDGFTVCRRLVDNGARLPVLFLTARDSVEDRVTGFAMGADDYLTKPFSLPELLARVHALLRRAGRSAEAGPLLCFADLTVDERSRRVRRGDRLIALSPTEYKLLRYLLINADQVMSKEQIMDHVWQHHFGDGVVEKLVSRLRAKVDTHAPALIHTMRGFGYSLRLPEGG from the coding sequence ATGCTTTCCGCCTCGCCGACGAGCGACGCACCGCTGCCCCGGGGAAGCGGGCAGCGGCTGCTCGTCGTGGATGACGACCCGCGGATGACGGAGCTGCTCCAGACCACGCTGAGCCTGGCGGGGTACGAGGTCGCGACCGCCGGCTGCGGCGGTGAGGCCCTACGTGCCTACGCGGAGCTGCCGCCGGATCTGCTGCTGCTGGATGTCCTGCTGCCCGACCTGGACGGATTCACGGTCTGCCGGCGGCTGGTGGACAACGGGGCGCGGCTGCCGGTGCTGTTCCTGACCGCACGGGACTCCGTCGAGGACCGGGTGACGGGCTTCGCGATGGGCGCGGACGACTACCTCACCAAGCCGTTCAGCCTGCCCGAACTCCTCGCCCGGGTGCATGCGTTGCTACGGCGGGCCGGACGGTCCGCGGAGGCCGGCCCGCTGCTGTGTTTCGCCGATCTGACCGTGGACGAACGCAGCCGGCGGGTCCGCCGCGGGGACCGGCTGATCGCGCTGTCGCCGACCGAGTACAAGCTGCTGCGCTACTTGCTGATCAACGCCGACCAGGTGATGTCGAAGGAACAGATCATGGACCACGTGTGGCAGCACCACTTCGGCGACGGCGTCGTCGAGAAGCTGGTCTCCCGCCTCCGCGCGAAGGTGGACACCCACGCGCCCGCCCTGATTCACACCATGCGCGGCTTCGGCTACAGCCTGCGCCTCCCCGAAGGCGGCTGA
- a CDS encoding sensor histidine kinase: protein MAGAWRGSLRARLMVGVVLLAAVGMVAVNAVSLLGLRLNLVDAADTTLTKTRDSVQHQVHRPTSPINLDNLNSLIPDGAYIAMVDDQGRVVAQTPTRTADGQARSRPDLPTPLPDDFAGHIVTVSSQDAPLPRYRTLSFPLGYSATVQRPGGPPRQFSRVVIAKSLKPADDAIYWLIGSDSAATLAVLGGIVLLSRGVLGVGLRPLRDMAATATAIAGGDLDQRIEVAQRHSEVGEVGTALNRAFDERQRSEEQLRQFVANASHELRTPLTTIRGWAQLHLHGLAQDPALIERAMLRIEGEATRMHTMVEELLLLARLDQGRPIAHAPVDLGALADDAVTDARVVDPGRPLTVEVPGEVFARGDEDRLRQVLQNLLSNALRHTPPDTPVSVTARALPDGTVQLAVTDQGPGMPPATAERIFERFYRGDESRNPTSGGTGLGLSIVRSIAEAHDGTATVRTAPGKGSTFTITLPAAR, encoded by the coding sequence ATGGCCGGCGCCTGGCGCGGCTCCCTGCGGGCGCGCCTGATGGTCGGCGTCGTCCTGCTGGCGGCCGTGGGCATGGTGGCCGTCAACGCGGTGTCGCTGCTCGGACTGCGGCTCAACCTCGTCGACGCCGCCGATACCACCCTCACCAAGACCCGGGACTCCGTTCAGCACCAGGTGCACCGCCCGACCTCCCCCATCAACCTGGACAACCTCAACTCCCTGATTCCCGACGGCGCCTACATCGCGATGGTCGACGACCAGGGCCGGGTGGTCGCCCAGACGCCGACCCGGACCGCCGACGGGCAGGCCCGCTCCCGCCCCGACCTGCCCACCCCGCTCCCCGACGACTTCGCCGGGCACATCGTCACCGTCTCTTCCCAGGACGCGCCCCTCCCCCGGTACCGCACCCTGAGCTTCCCCCTCGGCTACTCCGCCACGGTCCAGCGCCCCGGCGGGCCGCCCAGGCAGTTCAGCAGGGTGGTGATCGCCAAGAGCCTCAAGCCGGCCGACGACGCCATCTACTGGCTGATCGGCTCCGACTCCGCCGCCACGCTGGCCGTGCTCGGGGGCATCGTGCTGCTCAGCCGCGGGGTGCTGGGCGTGGGCCTGCGGCCGTTGCGGGACATGGCCGCCACCGCGACCGCGATCGCCGGGGGCGACCTCGACCAGCGGATCGAGGTCGCCCAGCGGCACTCCGAGGTGGGCGAGGTCGGTACCGCCCTCAACCGGGCCTTCGACGAACGGCAGCGGTCCGAGGAGCAGCTCCGGCAGTTCGTGGCCAACGCCTCCCATGAGCTGCGCACCCCGCTGACCACGATCCGGGGCTGGGCCCAGCTCCATCTGCACGGCCTGGCCCAGGACCCGGCACTCATCGAGCGCGCGATGCTGCGTATCGAGGGCGAGGCCACCCGGATGCACACCATGGTCGAGGAGTTGCTGCTGCTCGCCCGGCTCGACCAGGGCCGCCCGATCGCGCACGCGCCGGTGGACCTCGGCGCCCTCGCCGACGACGCCGTCACCGATGCCCGTGTCGTCGACCCCGGCCGGCCCCTGACCGTCGAGGTGCCCGGCGAGGTGTTCGCCCGCGGCGACGAGGACCGGCTGCGCCAGGTGCTCCAGAACCTCCTGAGCAACGCGCTGCGCCACACCCCGCCGGACACCCCGGTGTCCGTGACGGCGCGCGCACTGCCCGACGGCACCGTGCAGCTGGCGGTCACCGACCAGGGCCCCGGAATGCCCCCCGCGACGGCCGAGCGGATCTTCGAGCGCTTCTACCGCGGCGACGAGTCCCGCAACCCGACCAGCGGCGGCACCGGCCTCGGCCTGAGCATCGTCCGCTCCATCGCCGAGGCCCACGACGGCACCGCCACCGTCCGCACCGCCCCCGGCAAGGGCAGCACCTTCACGATCACGCTGCCTGCCGCACGCTGA